Part of the Longimicrobium sp. genome is shown below.
ACCCCTGCAGCGCCGCCACCAGCGCCTCGATCGACTCCAGGTCCAGGTGGTTGGTGGGCTCGTCCAGCACCAGCACGTTGGGCTGCTCCATCATCAGCTTGCTGAACACCAGCCGGGCCGCCTCGCCGCCGGAAAGCGCGCCCAGCCGCTTCTGCCCGTCGTCGCCGGAAAAGAGCATCAGCCCCAGCTGCCCGCGCACGAAGCCGCGGTCCCGGCCGGGGCAGAAGTCCCACAGCCACTGTTCGGCCGTGCGGTCCGGCGTATCGAACTGCTCGTGGTGGTCCTGCGCGAAATAGCCGACGTGCGTCTCGTAGCCCCAGTCGGCCTGCCCTGCGTCGGCAGCGAGCTGG
Proteins encoded:
- a CDS encoding ATP-binding cassette domain-containing protein, giving the protein GVAKSFGEKEVLPGVSLQVNRGDRLVIMGPNGIGKSTLLKILVGQLAADAGQADWGYETHVGYFAQDHHEQFDTPDRTAEQWLWDFCPGRDRGFVRGQLGLMLFSGDDGQKRLGALSGGEAARLVFSKLMMEQPNVLVLDEPTNHLDLESIEALVAALQGYEGTLILVSHDRWFVSQLATRVVEISRAGIRDFLGTYEEYVHACGDDHLDADTVVLKAKREEKKGKKREMAGV